A part of Olleya sp. Bg11-27 genomic DNA contains:
- a CDS encoding aldehyde dehydrogenase family protein produces the protein MANVTKPVFKEKYGNFIGGKFVAPVNGQYFDNVSPVDGKVFTQAARSSQEDIDLALDAAHDAFPAWSTSSATERSNMLLKIAQVMEDNFEYLATLETIDNGKPIRESRAADIPYCIDHFRYFAGVIRADEGSISEHDKDTVSIVLHEPVGVVGEIIPWNFPMLMLAWKIAPALAAGCTAVVKPAEQTPTSVIMLMELIGDILPAGVLNIVTGFGAEAGAALATSKRIAKLSFTGSTETGRKVLHNAAENIIPVTMELGGKSPNVFFPSVAAHDDDFFSKAIEGALMFSLNQGEICTAPSRILVHEDIADLFIEKMKVRLKAIKTGNPLDPETMIGSQVSKPQYDKILDYIKIGKDEGAEVVAGGSAGNYDGELSEGYYIQPTVLKGHNKMRIFQEEIFGPVVALTTFSSTEEAIAIANDTPYGLGAGVWSRDAHELYQVPRAIQAGRVWVNQYHTYPAHAPFGGVKESGFGRENHKMALDHYRVVKNMLISYDKKPMGFF, from the coding sequence ATGGCAAATGTAACAAAGCCTGTATTTAAAGAAAAATACGGGAATTTTATTGGAGGTAAATTCGTTGCTCCTGTTAACGGTCAATATTTTGATAACGTCTCCCCTGTAGATGGTAAAGTATTCACGCAAGCAGCACGTTCTTCTCAAGAAGATATAGATCTTGCTTTAGATGCCGCACATGACGCGTTTCCTGCCTGGAGTACATCTTCAGCAACAGAGCGTAGTAATATGCTATTAAAAATCGCTCAAGTTATGGAGGATAACTTCGAGTACTTAGCAACTTTAGAAACCATTGATAACGGTAAACCAATTAGAGAGTCCCGCGCAGCAGACATCCCTTACTGTATCGATCACTTCCGTTATTTTGCTGGAGTTATCCGCGCAGACGAAGGTAGTATTTCAGAACATGACAAAGACACCGTTAGTATTGTATTACATGAGCCCGTAGGTGTTGTTGGCGAAATTATCCCTTGGAACTTCCCAATGTTAATGCTAGCTTGGAAAATTGCTCCAGCATTAGCTGCAGGTTGTACTGCTGTTGTTAAACCCGCAGAACAAACACCTACAAGTGTTATTATGCTAATGGAACTTATTGGTGACATTTTACCTGCAGGTGTATTAAACATTGTAACTGGTTTTGGTGCAGAAGCTGGTGCAGCTTTAGCAACCTCAAAACGTATTGCAAAATTATCGTTTACTGGCTCTACTGAGACTGGACGAAAAGTATTACACAATGCAGCAGAAAATATTATTCCTGTAACAATGGAATTAGGTGGTAAATCTCCAAACGTATTTTTCCCATCTGTAGCTGCTCATGATGATGACTTTTTTAGCAAAGCTATTGAAGGAGCGTTAATGTTTTCTTTAAATCAAGGTGAAATTTGTACAGCTCCATCTCGAATTTTAGTACACGAAGATATTGCAGATCTATTTATCGAAAAAATGAAAGTGCGCTTAAAAGCAATCAAAACAGGAAACCCATTAGATCCTGAAACAATGATTGGATCTCAAGTCTCTAAACCACAATACGATAAAATCCTTGATTATATCAAAATAGGAAAAGATGAAGGTGCAGAAGTCGTTGCTGGTGGGAGCGCTGGTAATTATGACGGTGAGCTTTCTGAAGGTTATTATATACAACCTACCGTTTTAAAAGGACATAATAAGATGCGTATTTTCCAAGAAGAAATTTTTGGGCCAGTTGTAGCATTAACAACATTCAGCTCTACTGAAGAAGCTATTGCAATTGCAAACGACACACCTTATGGCTTAGGTGCTGGGGTTTGGTCTCGTGATGCTCACGAATTATACCAAGTACCACGTGCGATACAAGCAGGTAGAGTCTGGGTCAATCAATACCATACCTACCCTGCTCATGCTCCTTTTGGAGGCGTTAAGGAGTCTGGTTTTGGTCGTGAAAACCATAAAATGGCTTTAGATCATTACCGTGTTGTAAAAAACATGTTAATCTCTTACGACAAGAAACCGATGGGCTTCTTTTAA
- a CDS encoding porin family protein, translating to MKKQYILMALFFGALFSVNGQEQTIKSKSNGGIKAGYNLAAVQYDGDTETGQRSGFHVGVYGESYITDFASIQIEALYSQQGYQIETDGGTFTQKLNYINLPLSLKLYPVRTFYLEAGPQIGYAISHKETYDSNFNLFDTSQEFEPNNFDYGVNFGVGFKTESNVTLGVRYHLGLGDIYDDGSPKNRVWQFSVGFGF from the coding sequence ATGAAAAAGCAATATATATTAATGGCCCTATTTTTTGGTGCTCTATTTTCAGTAAACGGACAAGAACAAACAATTAAAAGCAAATCTAACGGAGGTATTAAAGCGGGATATAATTTAGCAGCTGTACAATATGACGGCGATACAGAAACAGGGCAACGTAGTGGATTTCATGTTGGTGTTTATGGCGAATCTTATATTACAGATTTTGCGTCTATACAAATAGAAGCTTTGTATTCTCAACAAGGGTATCAAATTGAAACTGATGGTGGGACATTTACACAAAAATTAAATTATATAAATCTACCGTTGTCTTTAAAACTGTATCCAGTAAGGACGTTTTATTTAGAAGCTGGGCCACAAATAGGTTATGCTATTTCTCATAAAGAAACATATGATAGTAATTTTAATTTGTTTGACACGTCTCAAGAGTTTGAGCCAAACAATTTTGATTATGGTGTTAATTTTGGAGTGGGTTTTAAAACAGAGTCTAACGTGACGTTAGGGGTGCGCTACCATCTGGGATTAGGAGATATTTATGATGATGGCTCTCCTAAAAATAGAGTATGGCAGTTTTCTGTAGGATTTGGATTTTAG
- a CDS encoding membrane metalloprotease has product MKKISVLSIVLFVLLSCSNDDTPSNSNTTEMANQLSVGVSANDLLSDTTFSSLVVELVYVEGFEPSETAVNNFVAFLEARTHKPDGITVQKRAIPSPGQSPYSNEEIAAIEDDNRTLYNNNNQIAVWAFFADGESGNNTDTGVVLGTAYRNTSFVIYQETIEELTSGTFTNTTPILESTVITHEFGHILGLTNLGSALQSSHEDADHPKHCDVDSCLMYWQAETGGGAMGMISGGAIPQLDAQCIADLQANGGK; this is encoded by the coding sequence ATGAAAAAGATAAGCGTTTTAAGTATAGTGTTATTTGTATTGTTATCATGTAGTAATGACGATACGCCATCGAATTCTAATACTACTGAGATGGCAAACCAATTATCTGTGGGAGTGTCTGCAAACGATTTGTTGTCTGATACAACCTTTTCTAGCTTGGTTGTAGAGCTTGTTTATGTTGAAGGCTTTGAACCTTCAGAAACAGCAGTAAATAATTTTGTTGCTTTTTTAGAGGCTAGAACACATAAGCCAGACGGAATTACGGTACAAAAACGAGCAATCCCATCTCCAGGACAATCTCCTTATTCTAATGAAGAAATAGCCGCTATTGAAGACGATAATAGAACCTTATATAACAACAATAATCAAATTGCAGTTTGGGCCTTTTTTGCAGATGGTGAGTCGGGAAATAATACCGATACAGGTGTCGTACTTGGTACCGCTTATCGCAATACCTCTTTTGTGATTTATCAAGAAACGATTGAGGAGTTAACCTCCGGAACTTTTACAAATACAACACCAATATTAGAATCTACGGTAATCACACACGAGTTTGGACATATATTAGGATTGACAAACTTAGGAAGTGCGTTGCAATCTAGTCATGAAGATGCAGACCATCCAAAACATTGTGATGTTGATAGTTGCTTAATGTACTGGCAGGCCGAAACAGGTGGCGGTGCTATGGGCATGATCTCTGGTGGTGCGATACCACAATTAGATGCACAATGTATTGCAGATCTGCAGGCAAATGGCGGGAAATAA
- a CDS encoding dicarboxylate/amino acid:cation symporter has translation MKRIFSNLLFKVFLAIVLGIVFGHYLPESINRVFATFNAFFGQFLNFAIPLIIMGLIMPAISDLGKGAGKLLLLTAGIAYGSTLFSGFMTYFTASNIFPMLLESHVNEATQITDSGLELLPYFSINIPPALDVMTALVLAFVIGLGLASQEQSSLKLVVKDFQKIIMQLIENVIVPLLPLFILGIFASMSFSGKVFSILSIFISIIGVIFALHILLLLLQYTIAGILTKKNPLKLLATMMPAYFTALGTQSSAATIPVTLEQALKNGVSEKIAGFVIPLCATIHLSGSIMKITACAMALMVLQGMPFNFTLFAGFIFVLGIAMIAAPGVPGGAIMAAVGILQSMLGFSEEMLGLMIALYIAMDSFGTACNVTGDGAIALVVNEVTKGEARA, from the coding sequence ATGAAGCGCATATTTTCAAACTTATTATTTAAAGTTTTTCTAGCCATAGTATTAGGTATTGTTTTTGGACATTATCTCCCGGAATCTATAAACCGTGTGTTTGCAACTTTTAATGCTTTTTTTGGGCAATTTTTAAATTTTGCTATTCCGTTAATAATAATGGGCTTGATAATGCCTGCCATTTCCGACTTAGGCAAAGGTGCCGGTAAGCTGTTATTGCTAACGGCCGGTATTGCTTATGGGTCTACCTTGTTTTCTGGCTTTATGACCTATTTTACAGCTTCTAATATCTTTCCAATGCTTTTAGAGTCTCATGTCAATGAAGCAACTCAGATTACTGATTCAGGTCTTGAATTATTACCTTATTTTAGTATTAATATTCCGCCAGCATTAGATGTCATGACAGCTTTAGTCTTAGCATTTGTAATTGGTTTAGGACTTGCCTCGCAGGAACAATCTAGTTTGAAATTAGTGGTAAAAGATTTTCAAAAAATTATAATGCAATTAATAGAAAACGTGATTGTACCTTTATTACCTCTGTTTATTTTAGGGATATTTGCAAGTATGTCTTTTAGTGGAAAGGTATTCTCAATCCTTTCTATATTTATAAGTATTATTGGAGTCATTTTTGCCTTACATATTCTATTGTTATTACTTCAATATACTATTGCAGGTATTCTTACAAAAAAGAATCCTTTAAAGTTGTTAGCAACGATGATGCCTGCTTATTTTACCGCATTAGGGACTCAGTCTTCAGCAGCTACGATTCCTGTAACCTTAGAACAAGCATTAAAGAATGGGGTTTCTGAAAAAATAGCAGGCTTTGTTATTCCATTATGTGCTACCATTCATCTTTCAGGAAGTATTATGAAAATTACTGCTTGTGCTATGGCATTAATGGTTTTGCAAGGCATGCCTTTTAATTTTACACTCTTTGCAGGATTTATTTTTGTGTTAGGAATAGCTATGATTGCAGCACCAGGAGTGCCTGGAGGCGCTATAATGGCAGCTGTGGGTATCCTACAATCAATGTTAGGTTTTTCTGAAGAAATGTTAGGGTTAATGATCGCTTTATATATTGCAATGGATAGTTTTGGTACTGCTTGTAATGTTACAGGGGATGGTGCCATAGCTCTGGTTGTTAATGAAGTAACAAAAGGAGAGGCGCGTGCTTAA
- a CDS encoding helix-turn-helix domain-containing protein, with translation MAIENIPEIYIKDSTKNSDLFVYDFKMSNDVVKSKVNLGMNMFSFLQVGKKQVHFSGNTVAVNKDQSLLLKKGNWLWTELLDTETIYYCKLFFFSEQKLTDFLSKYTNNVKPYKEEVPYFVIENDDYIAAFISSLSSKAFEKNNYSSALLSLKFDEIMLYLLDKYGNPFEYYLHALISKEISPFNSTIESHINSNLKVEEIAFLCNMSLSTFKRHFIAAYNSPPGQWFQDKRLQKAKVLLQEGHLKPSDIYLDIGYNNLSNFSTAFKNKFGINPTEISN, from the coding sequence ATGGCAATAGAAAACATACCTGAAATCTACATAAAGGATAGCACAAAAAACTCAGATTTATTCGTGTATGATTTTAAAATGAGTAATGATGTTGTAAAAAGTAAGGTTAATTTAGGGATGAATATGTTTAGCTTTTTACAAGTAGGCAAAAAACAGGTTCACTTTTCAGGTAATACGGTTGCAGTAAACAAAGATCAATCTTTACTCTTAAAAAAAGGAAATTGGCTTTGGACAGAATTACTAGACACAGAAACTATTTACTATTGTAAACTCTTCTTCTTTTCTGAACAAAAACTCACTGATTTTTTAAGCAAATATACCAACAATGTCAAACCTTACAAAGAAGAAGTCCCCTATTTTGTTATTGAAAATGACGATTACATTGCTGCTTTTATAAGCTCTCTATCTTCAAAAGCATTCGAAAAAAACAATTACAGCTCTGCTCTATTATCTTTAAAGTTTGACGAAATAATGTTATACCTACTTGATAAATATGGGAATCCATTTGAGTACTATTTACATGCTTTGATTTCAAAAGAAATATCCCCTTTTAACAGCACAATAGAAAGCCATATTAATTCCAATCTTAAAGTTGAAGAAATTGCTTTTTTATGCAATATGAGTTTATCGACTTTTAAACGCCATTTTATTGCAGCTTACAATAGCCCTCCGGGACAATGGTTTCAAGATAAACGTCTTCAAAAAGCAAAAGTATTATTACAGGAAGGTCATCTAAAACCTTCCGATATTTACTTAGATATTGGATACAACAATCTATCAAATTTCAGTACTGCCTTTAAAAACAAGTTTGGAATCAATCCAACAGAAATCTCTAATTAA